A genomic stretch from Nitrospirota bacterium includes:
- a CDS encoding DEAD/DEAH box helicase, producing the protein MSRATNIFNLHRDIVADYKQFVSSFININDEQIRKVVEEDIHTGRFWPEPLVQFNPSFEILGPASEFCGSGKLLHTDIAHIFKGYNLFRHQVEAINLGIQSRDFVVTSGTGSGKSLAYLGTIFDYLLKNKTGNGIKAVIVYPMNALINSQSEALKEYSEKFESSTGRQFPISFAQYTGQEDETKRLRVREELPDIILTNYMMLELILTRPLEAGIRKSIYDNLRFLVFDELHTYRGRQGADVALLIRKIKAQAVNDVVCIGTSATMVSGGTIKQQMDKVAEAASKIFGATFTREQIIVESLVRCFSTQNPIPPREELQRALHQIIDPDEGEEVLKQFPLSYWLENRVAIEEKEGVLARRPPMSFGDIVKLLSEDSGLEEPLCTKQLLSFLLWL; encoded by the coding sequence GGCAACAAATATATTCAACCTCCATAGAGATATAGTTGCAGACTATAAGCAATTCGTAAGCAGTTTTATCAATATTAATGATGAGCAAATCAGGAAAGTTGTAGAAGAAGATATACATACCGGCCGGTTCTGGCCGGAACCTCTGGTCCAATTCAACCCATCCTTTGAAATCCTTGGCCCTGCAAGTGAATTTTGCGGTTCAGGAAAGTTACTGCATACAGATATTGCACACATCTTTAAGGGTTACAATTTATTCAGGCATCAGGTTGAGGCGATCAACCTTGGGATACAATCCCGTGATTTTGTAGTTACATCTGGAACAGGGTCAGGCAAATCGCTTGCATACCTCGGAACGATATTTGACTATCTCCTTAAGAATAAGACCGGTAATGGCATAAAGGCTGTCATCGTCTATCCGATGAATGCCCTTATCAACTCACAGAGCGAGGCGCTTAAAGAATACAGTGAGAAGTTTGAGTCCTCAACCGGAAGACAGTTCCCCATTTCCTTTGCTCAATATACAGGACAGGAAGATGAAACCAAGAGGCTTCGTGTCAGAGAAGAGTTGCCAGACATCATTCTTACTAATTACATGATGCTTGAACTCATCCTTACCCGGCCTTTGGAAGCAGGCATTCGGAAATCAATTTACGATAATCTGAGATTTCTCGTCTTTGATGAGCTTCATACTTACCGAGGACGTCAGGGGGCTGATGTGGCCCTGCTGATCCGTAAGATAAAGGCCCAGGCTGTAAATGACGTGGTTTGCATCGGCACTTCTGCAACTATGGTATCAGGCGGCACGATTAAACAGCAGATGGATAAAGTTGCGGAGGCAGCTTCAAAGATATTTGGAGCAACATTTACAAGAGAGCAGATTATAGTTGAGTCGCTGGTAAGGTGTTTCTCCACACAAAATCCCATTCCTCCAAGAGAAGAACTACAAAGGGCTCTTCACCAGATTATAGACCCTGATGAGGGAGAAGAGGTCCTCAAACAATTCCCCTTATCATACTGGCTTGAAAACAGGGTTGCGATTGAAGAAAAAGAAGGTGTCCTGGCCAGGCGGCCTCCCATGTCATTTGGAGATATTGTAAAGCTGCTTTCCGAAGACTCAGGCTTAGAAGAACCTCTGTGCACAAAACAGTTGCTCTCTTTTTTATTATGGCTTT